Proteins encoded in a region of the Teredinibacter purpureus genome:
- a CDS encoding alpha-E domain-containing protein, translated as MTMLSRVAERLYWMARYLERAEDTARLVHSYTHMTLDIPDGSEPGWDTLIRIQDAEPIYNERYRVYNEQNVLKFIIADKDNAGGIYNAIRAARENVRTTRDALPQETWEYVNELYLYTQEFAEKSVGRRNRYKFLENVITRCQTINGMMMSTLPRNHAHRFIKLGCLIERADMTTRIIDVGAAALLGEDRHHSTVDPLIWASLLKSLSAMGAYRQQFGPQVEANSMVDFILREASLPRSVKFCLNGMREELLPLNNHKSALKLLDRSRRKLSRFDTQASSREELHLFIDQFQAGLIELSAEIGSTWFLKESE; from the coding sequence ATGACAATGCTATCGCGAGTTGCTGAACGACTATATTGGATGGCGCGTTATCTTGAGCGTGCGGAGGACACTGCACGCCTGGTTCATTCCTACACCCATATGACTCTGGATATACCCGATGGCTCTGAACCTGGTTGGGATACATTAATCAGAATACAAGATGCTGAGCCGATTTATAACGAACGTTACCGGGTTTATAACGAACAAAACGTTTTAAAATTTATCATTGCGGATAAAGATAACGCCGGAGGCATTTACAACGCCATCCGCGCTGCCAGAGAGAATGTGCGCACAACGCGTGATGCACTGCCTCAAGAAACATGGGAATACGTCAATGAGCTGTATCTCTACACGCAAGAATTCGCCGAGAAATCCGTAGGGCGGCGCAACCGTTACAAATTTTTAGAAAATGTTATCACTCGTTGCCAAACCATCAATGGCATGATGATGTCCACATTACCACGCAACCATGCCCATCGCTTTATCAAACTAGGCTGTCTGATTGAGCGCGCGGACATGACCACAAGAATCATTGATGTTGGCGCAGCAGCCTTACTTGGGGAAGATCGTCACCACAGTACAGTGGACCCACTCATCTGGGCAAGCCTGCTAAAATCCCTGTCAGCAATGGGCGCCTATCGCCAGCAATTTGGCCCGCAGGTAGAAGCTAATTCTATGGTGGACTTTATTCTTCGTGAGGCCTCATTACCACGCTCGGTAAAGTTTTGTCTTAACGGTATGCGCGAAGAATTACTGCCCTTAAATAACCACAAAAGCGCACTCAAGCTACTAGACCGTTCACGCCGAAAGCTCTCGCGATTTGACACACAGGCAAGCTCACGAGAAGAGCTACATCTTTTTATCGATCAATTTCAGGCAGGGCTAATAGAGCTCAGTGCCGAAATTGGCAGCACCTGGTTTCTAAAGGAATCCGAATGA
- a CDS encoding circularly permuted type 2 ATP-grasp protein has product MNKSWKSYTTSDFFDELITPAAKPRVAARQLINMLQGLSLEEMHTRRGAAELAIKEMGVSFTVYSEGQNIDRAWPFDIIPRVIPAKDWDLVQRGLIQRSRALNRFIDDIYNEQKILADGIVPADIVLESGNYRAQCTGVSPIHGAWAHICGSDLVRDKNGKFYVLEDNLRVPSGVSYMLENREITKRVLPELFENYSILPIDDYPSRLHSTLASLSPRDVTRPCIVVLTPGIFNSAYFEHAYLAQGMGVELVEGGDLFVSDDDCVYMRTVDGPIRVDVVYRRIDDDFLDPEVFRKDSTLGVPGIMRAWKAGNVAIANAPGAGVADDKVVYAYVPEMIRYYLNEKPLLASVKTYLCMNKNDRDYVLANLDKLVVKPANESGGYGLMVGPHASEKKRAEFAKLIEENPRNYIGQPTLALSTAPTYIEDKVEPRHLDLRPFILQGKDTWVTPGGLTRVALVKGSLVVNSSQGGGSKDTWIVETKK; this is encoded by the coding sequence ATGAATAAAAGCTGGAAGTCCTACACCACAAGCGATTTTTTCGACGAACTAATTACACCTGCAGCCAAACCTAGGGTAGCAGCACGACAACTAATCAATATGCTGCAGGGTTTGTCGCTAGAGGAAATGCATACCCGCCGAGGCGCCGCCGAGCTGGCCATTAAGGAGATGGGGGTTTCATTTACCGTCTATAGCGAGGGGCAAAACATCGATCGAGCTTGGCCCTTCGATATTATTCCCCGTGTCATCCCAGCCAAGGATTGGGATCTAGTGCAACGTGGCCTAATACAACGCAGCCGTGCTCTTAATCGGTTCATTGATGATATTTATAATGAGCAAAAAATCCTTGCCGATGGTATTGTGCCTGCGGATATTGTCCTCGAGTCGGGCAACTATAGAGCTCAGTGCACAGGAGTGTCGCCCATTCATGGGGCATGGGCTCATATCTGTGGCTCTGATTTGGTGCGAGATAAGAACGGAAAGTTCTATGTACTAGAAGATAATCTACGCGTGCCTTCCGGTGTTTCCTACATGCTGGAAAACCGAGAAATAACCAAGCGCGTACTACCAGAGCTATTTGAAAACTACAGTATTTTACCGATAGATGATTATCCATCTCGCCTGCACAGTACTCTCGCTTCGTTATCACCCCGTGACGTAACTCGCCCTTGTATTGTGGTGCTGACCCCCGGTATTTTTAACTCCGCCTATTTTGAACACGCCTACCTTGCTCAAGGTATGGGCGTAGAATTAGTAGAGGGCGGCGACCTATTTGTCAGCGATGACGACTGTGTCTATATGCGTACTGTTGATGGGCCGATCCGCGTTGATGTCGTTTATCGACGTATTGATGACGACTTTCTCGACCCGGAAGTTTTTCGAAAAGACAGCACCTTAGGTGTTCCCGGTATCATGCGCGCATGGAAAGCAGGTAATGTCGCCATTGCCAATGCGCCCGGCGCAGGTGTTGCTGATGACAAAGTTGTCTATGCCTATGTGCCGGAAATGATTCGCTACTATCTCAACGAAAAGCCACTGCTTGCCAGCGTTAAAACCTACCTATGCATGAACAAAAATGATCGCGACTACGTACTTGCCAACCTAGATAAACTCGTGGTTAAACCCGCTAACGAATCCGGCGGCTACGGGCTAATGGTCGGTCCCCATGCTAGCGAGAAAAAAAGAGCGGAGTTCGCTAAGTTGATTGAAGAAAACCCGCGTAATTATATTGGGCAACCCACACTGGCGCTGTCCACTGCCCCCACTTATATCGAAGACAAAGTGGAACCCAGGCATTTGGATTTGCGCCCCTTTATCCTCCAAGGTAAAGATACTTGGGTGACACCCGGCGGTTTAACCCGTGTAGCTTTGGTCAAAGGCTCGCTAGTCGTCAACTCCTCCCAAGGCGGTGGCAGTAAAGATACCTGGATCGTGGAGACAAAAAAATGA